The genomic stretch GTTTTACAATGTGCATTATACAAGAGTATAACattactatttataaaaaaatgacatGCTAAATATAGAActatttgaaatacaaaaaaaaaaacatccattcAATAATcacaatgaaacattttataatttaaaatgagtTTGTCCTTGTGATTTTGGAATTGGAGTGTCATTTTTGTCTTCATAACCCATTTAGCTATAACATCAACAAAATGTGTTCAAATCCTTGACATTGAAGATGTTGATGTCTTTTATTATTGACTATTTGTGTCTCCTTGAACAATAACTCACAGCTGCAATCCAAATGGAATCCTATGTTAAATGTTGTCTGAGCATGGCACTGTAATGTATTATGGTCAGAGTTTAACTCATCATATTACACAACTCATGCTACAATTTATCCtgttctttgattttttttcctcagcCATTGAAGAGCCTCTCTAAAGAAAGACCACTCCCTAATATATTTAATGTGTACACTGTTCTGACAGTGTTCTTACAGTTCTGTGTTCACTTTGCATGTCTAGTCTATTTAGTGCAAGAAGCTAAAGCCAGAATGCCTCCAAAGTAAGTAACCTCTTGTCTTTCTTTTATTCATTTTCATAATGAGTTAAAAAAAGAACTCAGGGGATATAATGATAGCTTACACTTTTAATTAGAATCCAATGTACTATACACATAGGAACATTACATCTCTTAATTCTctgtaataaaatgtatgtattgAAAGGACTGAGTTCATTTGGACTCAATGATAATTCTTCAGTTTTGTGCCAAACTGTTAAAGTGACTCTCTCATCCACAAAGGCATTAGCTCACAGCCTTTAGTAGGTAATAAAACAGATTTGTGGATGTTTTTATCATGTGAAGTTGATAGAACCTTCTTCCTAGAATGTTTAAAAAGGTGTATATGATATGTAGTTTGTATCCAGCTGAAAAATAAGATTGAGAAAGGAAGCATTTGTGTAGAATTAGACAACATTTTCTTGTAGCTCCAAAAACTATCAAAGGAAATTGTTTTCTTATTATTTTGGTTCAAGTAATGATGGTAAATATTATAGGATTTTTTACTGCTAATAGTTATAAATCCATTTAGTTATACATTTACAATTTCATATTGAGAGTAGCATGTTAGTCTTTTTGATGCAGTTATTGATTTAacattctgtaaaaaaaaaaaactcacactTGTGTTTGTTGAAATAATGTTTGTTGTGTTGGCTCTAATCTCCAGGCCTGAAGGAGAATTTGTGAACCTAGAGAAACAATTTGAGCCAAGTATATTGAATACCACGGTTTATATTATCTCAATGTCCTTACAGATCTCAACATTTGCTGTCAACTATAAGGTACTCAAACTTGTTACATCTTTTTTAGAGCTATACTGTTTATGAAATCAGAAGTTCAACCTAATTCTAATTGAAACAAATAGTTTGTACAAAGTTACTTACACTGAAGTCTGTgttcttaatttatttttatttgtgacAAATGATGTCAGGATTTTCATTGTCATAATcctaataaaattatataagtAATAACATTCCTTtgtgtaaatatattttgaatgaaaatatttttcttaaatcatagcaaaaaaaagtttgctaaGAAAGAAGCCACAGAAATGACTGGACTCTTTTTTTCCATTATTGCTGTGGGACTGGCTAGAGCCTAAAAGAACATGAGAATAATTTAGTATGGCACATTAGCTTTTATAGCcgtctggtcatgtggtatgcactctgaaCTGTAGTCTTTGGTGGTGCCGGTTGAGCCCTGCCTGCCACCATCGCCCGCCCTCTTGATGTGTCttagaaatgtacactgtcatTGTCAATCTACACATAAGTCAAATTTCCCTTCAAGcaatctgggggggggggatgtggtTAGCACACAGTCTTTACTTTCCCTTAAAATTTGATGTACCCATTAAGGTGGGGGGTAAGTTTGGGAATTGATCCTTTTCAtgataaactaaacaaggtcaaggatGCTGAACTGTGAGGTTGCTAACTCAATAAATCAAACTACAAAAGAAAGAGCTTAGAACATTCTGCAGTGCTCAAATGTACTCAAGAATTAgcatgaaacatttttttaaaaatcaacagcTTAACAAAACAacttcctttattctgtacGCCAAAAATCTAGCTATTTTATAGTTTTTCCGCCATTGATGACATTTGTTTAACATTGTAAAATCAAGTTTATAAATCCCATAAGCCCATAATTTCTCaagattttaattttctctTCTACATTAATTAACTCTTCAGGGTCACCCTTTTATGGAGCGTTTACGTGACAACAAACCACTAATGTACAGCCTTTTCTTCTCTTCCATGGCTGTTCTGGTTCTGGCTAGTGGTATCATACCAGAACTTCAACAACAGTTTGAGTTGGTACAGTTACCTTCAGAGGTAAGAAATTCACTTCATGTTACTTGCTATTATACATTTAATAACTGAATATTATACAATTAATAGCAATCTTAACATGTTACTGCCTGTTTTCATAGCTTATATGGCTAAGCCATGAACTTTTCTGATTCTAATTGATTTTGCTAACGTCTTACCATATTTCTATGAGGccatatttcaaaaaaaaatttagacttGCACTAATTTTCTCTCAGGCTcaaactaaataaaacttttgagTTTATGGCTAGACTAGATCCTTAGAGAGATTATATTTCCTAGCTAAGTAAGATCATCTAAATTATTTGCCATGACCCATGGTATTAAAAGTATAAAATTGTGTAGGTCATATAAAATGtttcttataaataaatatttgacttATATTTTTACACAAGTCTCAATCTCAACACTTTGATGATAGCTGTACAATTGTGTAGTTTTTGACAAGTTTAAGGACTATCACACAGACATGTTATTATGTTATGAAATGAAACATGTTAGTACTCTATCCCACAGAAACCTTTTTGTTACTTTTCTATAATACAATTACATTAGAAAGACTTTGCTTGGTGAAATTTAGTCAGTATTTCTAAAAGACTGTTCCCAATCCCTGTAAACTATCCCATAGGTTTTAATGATACTCATAAATTAGATTCTAATacatttcttttgtattttgatGGCACAGTTTAGAAACACAGTCTTAGCTGTTGTGGTTGGTGACATCTTGTCAGTATTCCTTATAGACCGTGTTATCCAGTTCTTACTTGGTGGTGGTCAGCTCAAATCAACAAGTTAAAGTTAGTTCATGGCCAGTACTGTATGGCCTGACTTTCTAAGAATGGTTTTAAAATGTACCAAATGTATCACTCTTATAACTTGTGTTAATTGCCATGTTTATACATGATTGATTTGTTTTACTGCTTCTCATTGTCACACATGGAGATGATGACTCATTCATAATGTCTGTGTTTTATAATTACTTTTCAATCACATTTCAAGTAGTGTTGAAGAATGGCTTTCAGTTGTAAAGggatttgttttaattatatctTACTACCTTGATGAGATTGTTGCTAGCTCTCAAAGGATTAAATCAATTAGAAACTGTCTTGACTTTTAGTTAGTTACCAAAAATGGGTCAACTATTTATGTAGTCTTTTACAAAGAGTctattaaatgtttagaaaatcaCAATCTTTAAGTTTCCTTATAAGAATTACATAAAATGTCATTGGGCCTTCAAATATTAAGGAAGATAGAAGCTTTAGAGGACCCAATGCTCAATATACTTTTATTTCAGTTGGCCTTTCTCCTAAGTGTTGAAATAACACATATCTGACATTGATTGAAATTGAAAGGATGTCTGGTAATTTAGTAATGCCTGTCTCTATTCACCATTTAGGGATTCATTAGCCTACTGGTAACATTTGATAATATTAGGGTAAGATAGATGTCTAACATTGTTTCTAAATAAAGGAACAAGAGAGTAGCATGTTAATCAAAAGAATTGAAATCTACtggactttgttttaaaaaaagaatatattagttttataatgtatcttttttttttttttgaacatcaTTCATTTATTTCATCTCAATCCAATTTGAATGAAAGAAATGTAATGGAGCTCTTTCAAGCAGGATCTACTATATACTTGTTACGAAAGGAAAATATCACTTATATGTATTTAACAGATATTtgattcaacatttttttttaatgaattagtCAAGtagtaccatttttttttctctttaaaatgtgcatatcattattttttggtttaaataattttctttgaatgatattataatattacactgATGTATGGCTGGACATTTAGCAAAaggaaatattatattttattgataaaaactGTAGCATGTGAGCTGGTGTATGCAGGAACCAGAGAGGCTTCCTTAGATTTCCTATCTCTTATTAACAAATTCTTAGTTTGTTGTCCAAAAAAAATGACATCACCTGTATTCAATGTGTAgtgcattttattttgttttgttagtttgACAGTCAGAGGACAATGatgattgtttttcttcttgaaGATTTGTATGGTTGATTAGGGttctaaaccccccccccccaccccaccccccattATCTTCTTTCTTATGTGACTGTATCATAGTCTACATCTCCAACTATTTTGTTCCTCATTCTGAATGTATTTAGATATCAGTCACCTGATCAGTGTGGAGACCATGTTGGCTGGAGTCACCATGTACATTGATTGTCATTGCATTATCACTGTCATACTCACTAGTTGATTTCTATCTATTCCTTGTAAAGCTTGCATTCTAATGGTGATGGATTTAATGGGTTTAAGAGGATTTTATTAGTAGACATTATTTCATTGTTATTAATCTTTGGTGAATGAAAGAAACCATGGACTCAATCTGATGATATGCTTAGTTTCTTGGTGTTTTAAGCAAATTGGGTTTGAATGATTATACaatatatttctattataaACCTTCAGAGGCTGTTCTAGAATAGATTAAATGAACTGTCGGACATTTTTATTGCAGTCCTTTATATTGTATGTCATAGTTGACATTCTATCATGTTGTAGTTGACATTCTGTCATGTTGTAGTTGACATTCTGTCATTCGCAGCTGATCTAAGTCTTCAGAGTGTGAGTCTGTCCATTCAATCCTGTACATCAGGTTGTCTGagatatcatatatatatttcaatatgtatttatttccaTAGTTTGAATGATTCCATGACTATAGTTTGAATGATTCCATTACTCTCTTGTCCTAGTGATGTTGTATAGCTACTGTACATCCTTTTTTGATGCTATACTTTTGTCTAATGAAATGTTTTGTGAACTATAAACATTGATTTCACTGAACCATTTTCTAAAGATATATTGTATTATACGTTGATTAGATCCAATCAAAATGACCTTAGACCATTGAGTGTTATGTGTTGACTAATCAATAATTATGTTTTAAGAGCTATTCCTTAAGAAATGTCATCCATGTTCATTCACAACTAAGATATCTGTGTCAACAAATGATTTTAGTGTCAAATTAAATATCTATTAAACCGTTGATGACatcaatgaataaatgtgtttaaaacattaatacattttttgtttcaacttttaaatATGTTGGTTTCTGGCATCAAAATTCATATTacttgttaattgtttttttaaactgccaAAAGGTCTCAGGCTTCTGATTTTtccctcagggttgactcctgaagcctttcccatggcCTTGTATTGGTAAAGAGAACCGAATTAGGCTTCAAGAGAGGAGTCTCCCTAAAGGATAGGAATAATTATTGTCTTATTGATCATATTTAAATCATAGACAATATCTTCTATGGTGAGACTCATAGGCAATTTCTTCTTTGGTGAGAATCATAGGCAATCTCTTCTTTGGTGAGAATCATAGGCAATATCTTCTATGGTGAGACTCATAGGCAATCTCTTCTTTGGTGAGAATCATAGAAATTATTTTCTATGGTGAGAATCCAatctttctcctttttttttttcactgtgaGAAATCGTTTTCTGTGGTTAAAGATCTCAAGGACCTTCATTTTACTCATTGTGAACATTCTAATGAATCAGGATTACTCTCTAGCCTATTGACACTATTGACTATTCAAAGGTGAACAACGTGAGAGCATACGGCCGTTTGTCACCAACTGCTGGTAAGGAAACTGCTTGACAGGTGGCCAGAGAAAATGATATATTCACAGTTTAAAACTGTCTTAGCGTTAAAAAAACTCTACCAGAGAGGTAATCAGATCCCTTCTGTCCCTGGTCAGGGAGGAGGCTAACAAACCCACTCAAGAAATTCTTTGCTACAGGAGAAAGAGTTTGTGCAACACGAAGAACCTCGAAGTAGTGAAAGCCGTGACATTTTAATGTTCTTCCAGAGAGCGACCAGGAAGTCAATTAAACATGACGGTCAAGTATTAAAGTGGAAAATCAATACAGGGGGTGGTAAAACTTCAATTAACCTATAAAGAAAACCATCTCAGAAATAGGCCCTTGtcatcacaacaaatttccataaggatcaatgaAGCAGTCCTGTCTTAACGAAACAAGATGGATCCGAACCGGGCATTTTCGGGTGATGCCACAAGAACTAGGTTCACCACACACAAGGAGGTTTTCTTGTAGACTCAATCACAAAGGACACTAATTGGATGGGAGGCCCATAGACCAAAAATAAACTTAAGTAGAGTATTTCATCCaatgttaaaaagtaaagtaaaaatcccctttcagaccttgcaggtAAGCTAAAGGTCATCGGttaacaacgaccaaccgtctttaatttcccaaactaatgtcaggcacctatgagagttgggtggactcagggtgtGACGGGGTGTCCGAAAAATTCCTAAATccaccaagattcgaactcgagcacactcggttcggaagccaagagctttcaTGGTTTTTATGCGTTTTctacagattttttaaaacaattaaataaaatatgtggACTAAAAAATCAGCCACGCtttaatcttcaaataaaataaattgttgaAAATTGTACTGACTgctcgtttttttgttttcagaggCCCTTGTAACAATAGACTCATCCCGCCCCCCACTCCACTGCGCCATGAGAAAATAGTTGTTTCGTCTTGTTGAATAAATATTTCCTGCGGGATTTTCACCCAAACAGTCTATCATAGTACCGGGTAATCTGCTCTTTATTTACACGTGATTCTTAATATCTCATTTACCTTCTTCAAGCAATTCAATTCAGGAAGAAAGAAACAGACGAGAAAacgatatgaagaaatgtggtggcaATATAATGAAAATAGAGGATTGgaagagattttgaaataaatagatcaAGCATGTCATAGTGAAAGATCACTGCTGTCAactcaataattattttgaatacgAAGGTAAAGAAATTAGAAACTTGATTCTATATTGACGAAGAGTGCACAGTACTTGACTCTAGTATATGGCCTTCAAAGACTTCACTTCTCAACATTccgtacaccggatacaccaaacagatTGCTCTTTAAGAGTTTGTCTCCAGGTATACAAATCTCCCATTGAAAGACAACCTTCGTTGGAACGATTTATGTTTGAATACAATTCTGTATGTTGAGATGAACTCCAAGTGGTAGCAAGGCTGGAAGGGTtggtcctcccgtagagccttggcgagaaactctgctgttaggtGTCGTGTCTTCaagctcccatacaggtcaagtgactctgcagacaCACTTGCAAgatatgcgacactgtttccACCGACTCTCCACAGTGTCGGCATCGGGCATtaaaatttggccggaaccgggcaaaATAAGCACCAACAGGGCAGTGGCCGTTCTAATGGATTGTTCGGCCTTTATAGCCTCCACATGGATCGTCGCGGTCCGGGCGACGCAAAAGctgccagactccacgggctttgttggagccatcccaggatttcaaccacttgTCATGTGCTCACTCTCGGATTATTGTCGTAGCTTGGTTTGAACGTACTTGGGGCCTCGAAAGTGGGCACGGCCAGCAGTCCTTCTcgtgctagagcatcagccGCCTcagtgtcccccccccccccccacgccacAGTGCAAGGGCACCCACTGTGGTTTACCCAGATATTGTCAATCCGTTTCAATGGCGTATTTGGCCGACACGTCGAAATATGAGAGCTTTCACATTTAACTTAGACGGTAAAATGTCTTGCCACTGAGCTCAATAATCGCCGTCCGGTGTCCTGGACTTACTGGACCACGTCACTAATTGTATGCTTTCacacaagactttttttttagtcctacGGCCACGAGAGAGGATCCAATCACAAAtcagtattttaaataaatacaaatgttgaATATCGAATccaatttgaaataaatacaaatgttgaATATCGAATCCAATTTGAAAGCTTCTACGACACGGAAAAGTccgtgtttttttgtttgtttttttttgtatgccaTCCTGTCGAAACCGTGTAGTGTGCAAGCGACCTAAATGCTCTTATATAGGGTTAACAGAAGTCCGCAAAAAGAGGACATGTCCTTATTTAGTGGACCACGTCCAATGTCCGGCAGGCGTTGACATAAAGTGCGAAAATGTCCGTCTTTTACTCTTGTCTAACTCAAGTCCATATCATTCATTAatgaacctaaaaaaaaaaaaaaaacgcttaaaGGCACTAAAAGTAgaaagttgaaatttcgcacaattattcatagtcgatgacaatacacgaatcaatcagaaaattaatcaattaattaatttggtttAATATAATGGGAGTTATATACCTTTCAGTATTGACGAATGTCGCTGTGATTTCTTTCTctcagataagctttgttttttttttctgaagtatTTTCTAGATTTTACTTGTTGATCaacactagagaagaaggagtttTGCAAATGTCATGCATCAAATCACATGTCGTGAAGTTAGAAATCAACTTGATGAACTTATTGGCTAAATATAGTGTAGCTACATCTCCGAGTTTTTCCAAATTTGTTTGTCACTTTCTCTCGGTCGTCTGTGATCCTCTCTCCACTTGTTTAAATGCCAGCTACGTTTCGTTGAAGTCCTATGTTAACACAGAGCTAGCACATTGTTACCTTgtaggtttgtttgttttctgacAGTGTTCACACGTCCCTGGCCATTTCCGTTTCTTCTTAGCCCCCCAAACGTCAATGTATCGGTCCACCATGCCCCGCTTCTTCCAGGATCTCCCTATAAGTTAGACGTACATTTCTTCCCCTGCGCTAGTGATGAGCTCTGATTGGTTCATGTAGGCATGTGGCAAGGTTTACCTTGGACGTCCGGTGGCCAAGTTGTTTGCTCCGTTAAAGTTCTGTAGGAAGACATCTTGACAAATAGTCGTGCTGTTCTTAATGTCTTTTAGTAACACCTGCAAGCAGAgtaggttgtttttttcagcaGTATGGttcgagattttttttttcggacatTAGCCAAGGCTTTGAGATTACTTTGATCAAATAAAGTAAGCTCACAATGACGTAATCAGCCTCCTTTATGTATATTCTATTTTCAACGACACACTATTGAGATATACTAACAGTAAACGTCATATGTAAACTCAAGTTTAAGTTGACTGAATAATGTTTACATGCTATAGAATGGTGGAGCTATTTTAATATTACGGACCAACTATTTCTGACCAAGGAAGACAATCCTAAAATGAAGGACACTGTTATGTTACTATTGGAACTACTGTTGACCGGTGTGGTCATCACAATACAGCCAACAAAAACACAACTTCTGGATCATATACTGAAGAATGTCACGGTGAAGAATAGCTTAAGCCTGGATAACTTCTATAACCAGACAGCTGATCACGTGACTAGCATTGATACGTTCCCAGAAGTACCAGGTacacacagatttttttttttttcgtttttttttttttacatttaattactaTTCATTGTTGTCTTGGATAACCTGTTTCAAAATGTCAAAATTTgacaataaatgtataaatttgtTAATCTTAAGATGAGATTGTATTTTATGAAGGTTAATTGAAACGTAATTTTCAGTTCGATTACtcctttttttaatatgtagtaAATTACTCATGGCCATTAATGTATCAAAAGCTAAGAGACAAAGCTCTTAATTCTAGTTTAACGCAGTCTCCTCTAAGTCCATGAAAACGTTATGTACACTTTATAGAGACAGCTCGGTAGGCTTCAGTTGTACTCACTTTGACTTTGGATAGATTTCAATGCATTTTTTCTGAATGCTTTATTCACCTTTGACAGACGAGGTATGAACACTAAAGTCTGTTGTATGATGTCACTGTTAGTGATGGTCTTGGCTAACTTTAAAACTTTTGTTTCTAAGACAGAAGTGTGATGCATTCAACTGCGTCAATTACCATTcgttttaaagttaatttggATCTCTTTGTTTTTGAACAATCTTTAGTTGTGTACACTTctcattaaatattacaatattttgaagTTGGTAATAAGCTAAACATATTGATGTCAACATGTTTGTAATAAACTAAACATATGTTGATGTTCACATGTTCGTAATAAGCTAAACATATGTTGATGTTCGTAATAAGctaaacacatatatatataccttaCCATTTCCAGCACACGTTTGcacaagagtaaaaaaaaatatagttgtttttttacttcctTCTAAATCTAAACCCATTCAGACTTGGAAcatcttttaaaaactatttgctATCCGACGACGTTTGTTCATTTACAAATTCCTAATTGTTTGGATTGTACCAACATAGACTTTAAGTTAATGTAGTTATAAAGTGTAAGTCTCTGCCACTGCGCAAACCAGGTTTCATCAATGTCTGTCTTGATTCAAAGTGTTATCGAACTAACACGTGAGCTAGAACTGTGTCCCAGCACTGAGTGGATAAATTAGAATCTTCAGGAATTCTAGTCTATCAAATGGGCTTTAACAATATCTATTTACCTgatttatgaaatattttttttctaagcaattaaaatataattattttgtttttagtttttattttctattttcccACACAGAAAATGTCTCGTCAAAGTCAAtgcttttaaaacaacaaactacTGCCGGAAGTGATCTTCCAGACTCACTTAACACGAGTGTAGGAGACCAGAATCAATCACTGATCAGTACTTCGGCACTCTTAGTATCTCCACCTACAACACAAGATTCCCTCACGTCTGATCACCCCAGAACTACTTCTCGTTCGGGCCAGAGAGTCGAGAGAAGTTTGTTAGATCCATTTCTGGGTTTGCAGGAAACGGGAGACGATGCCAATGAAGCTGAAGTCTCAGTCAGCGTATCAGACGGCAGTAGCTCTGTCCCCTACAGTGAAGGCGACTTTCTAAGATTTATACTTGATAGTGACAATGACCTTGTCTCGAAAACGTCTGACGTCATCGGCTTGAGCTCAGCAGACGACATCGATGATGTCATTCATCTTTTATCACCTAATGACGTTGATGATGTGCTCACTGATACATCTGATGACATTGACCTGGGGAAACTGGAGGATGAGCATCTCATCTCAGATGTCATCCATGACATTTTATCCAATGACAAAAATATGGCGGAAtcatctagtaggcctatacatataTTCACACCAGAGAACAACATCGCAGCTTCTAATGACATACATGTATTCACAGGGGGCGCCCAAAATTTCAATTTACCTTTTAAAATTCACTCGCTTCAAAACAGCGACATTAACATGGCGCTGAATGTCCTTGATGAAGGGTCGAACAATGTCGCTATGGACTTCTTAAGCAATATCCTCAAGGCGCCTTACCATGACACTGTAGGGACCCCATCATTGGACACGACCTACTCTAAAGATAGGACAATGGATTCATTACATGACGACAATGAGAACAATGTTGTATTAGCACTAGGTGATAATGACATGATGTTAAATGACATCTCTACTCCTTCATTACACCACATCAGTGTAGAAACATATAATAATGACATTGACAGCAATAGACATTCTTTGCATGTTAATGATGTTCTACACAGCATCGAATCATCTGAAACTCTCTACACCTTGCCAGAAAAGCTACGCTCCATGTTACAACAGCCCAGCCAACTCGTAGACCAAATTCACTATTTACCTCAAAACGTTAACGCTTACAAATCACCTGGCAAACAAGAATGGACGAGAAACTCGGTTTATTCACTGGCAGATAACTCGATGTGGACTCGTGAAAATCTTTTGAACCTGTTCGGCCAGCAGTTCGACACATCGTTGTTGACTCGTAGAGAAAATAGTCAACCATTAAAAATGTCCCCTTACATCAGTGAACCCAACAACGAGATAGACAATGGTGATCTTTATCTTCCTGTGCGCACTGAAATTATACAGAAAAGTATCGGCTTCAATATTCCAAGAGATTTACGACCAGAAACTCAATATGATACAAATCGTATACAGAAAGTCCCTTGGCTACAACTGATCAAAACGCCAATGAAACATTCCGCAATGTCAAAGGTAAGCCCACAGAATTTAGCACCAACTTCCGGTGCTGGAAACGTGAAAGGACGTCTTGAAACATCCAAACCCGAATACTTCCAGTCTGTTCTATCTTTAGTGGAATCCTTACCATTAAAAGAAAAGGAATACATTTCAACGAAAATTAACTACGTTTTAAAGATGTATCGAACTATTATGGACGGAAAATGGCGTCAATTAATACCACCACCACCAAAAGATATTAGAATGTTAGCGCCACGTATTCAAGTGTTAGACTTatttaattcaaacaaaacGGTTACTAATGATATTGGTGAAGATACTATACTCACAAATCATCTTTTCACATTAATTTTAGATTTGCTCAaatttgattataataactcTAAGGCTAAGCgtgataaaaataataacaatgtcACAGGGGATAAAAAATTTGAGCCTTCACCTGTTAGCAGAAGTGAGTCCATAACGAAGTGGCCAAGAATCAATGCTGATGAATCCAAGTTGGTCAAACCATCCTCTAGATCTAAACGAAGTAGAGACTGGCCACTTGGTGAAGTCAGCTCCATAAACCACAAGTTTCGGAACAAGAAACTTTTCCTCACCCAGCAGTTTCAAATAATGAGGCATGAAAAATCTCAAGTAAGTCGACAAATGGCTGGCGTGGACAATAAAATGAACCAAGTGCTGCCCTGGGGCATCAGTGTCCAGTCCGAGGTTCAAGACCTGTCCGAGGCGGACAGCCTCCAGCCACCATCACTGTCACTTGATTCCGAGGAAGATAAAAGTGACGTCATTAGTTCTAAAGACACAGAGCCCAAATTTAGCCACGATGAGCCTACAGTCGCGCGAATCAAGAATAAGAGCGAAATTATTTTTAGCACAAACTCTACAAACATCACAGAAGAAAATTCATTGCATTCCATGGTCAATGAAACATTTCCTATGGAAACTTTCCCCTTGAATCAgacttttaaaaacttgaacTTGAGCCACGTAGAAACACAGAcggattctaaaaataaaagaaccTTGATTGATAACATAAAAAGCGAAGACAAAATAAACGACACAAACTCTAGTAACAAaagttttatgaatgaaaaaaacacagaaacaatcaAGACTGTAATTCCTGGTGAAGAACACGTGACTGAAATTAATACAGCAACAAGAAAACCAATTGGATTTGTCTCCGTGGTTTCTAAGAGTAACAATATTTCGTCAGAAAATTCAAGCATTGCAAAAGAAAAGTCTTTAACTTTACATAATATGAGTGCAGCATTAGAAGGTCAAAATGAGACAGACATTCAAGGCAATAGT from Biomphalaria glabrata chromosome 9, xgBioGlab47.1, whole genome shotgun sequence encodes the following:
- the LOC106070336 gene encoding uncharacterized protein LOC106070336 yields the protein MKDTVMLLLELLLTGVVITIQPTKTQLLDHILKNVTVKNSLSLDNFYNQTADHVTSIDTFPEVPENVSSKSMLLKQQTTAGSDLPDSLNTSVGDQNQSLISTSALLVSPPTTQDSLTSDHPRTTSRSGQRVERSLLDPFLGLQETGDDANEAEVSVSVSDGSSSVPYSEGDFLRFILDSDNDLVSKTSDVIGLSSADDIDDVIHLLSPNDVDDVLTDTSDDIDLGKLEDEHLISDVIHDILSNDKNMAESSSRPIHIFTPENNIAASNDIHVFTGGAQNFNLPFKIHSLQNSDINMALNVLDEGSNNVAMDFLSNILKAPYHDTVGTPSLDTTYSKDRTMDSLHDDNENNVVLALGDNDMMLNDISTPSLHHISVETYNNDIDSNRHSLHVNDVLHSIESSETLYTLPEKLRSMLQQPSQLVDQIHYLPQNVNAYKSPGKQEWTRNSVYSLADNSMWTRENLLNLFGQQFDTSLLTRRENSQPLKMSPYISEPNNEIDNGDLYLPVRTEIIQKSIGFNIPRDLRPETQYDTNRIQKVPWLQLIKTPMKHSAMSKVSPQNLAPTSGAGNVKGRLETSKPEYFQSVLSLVESLPLKEKEYISTKINYVLKMYRTIMDGKWRQLIPPPPKDIRMLAPRIQVLDLFNSNKTVTNDIGEDTILTNHLFTLILDLLKFDYNNSKAKRDKNNNNVTGDKKFEPSPVSRSESITKWPRINADESKLVKPSSRSKRSRDWPLGEVSSINHKFRNKKLFLTQQFQIMRHEKSQVSRQMAGVDNKMNQVLPWGISVQSEVQDLSEADSLQPPSLSLDSEEDKSDVISSKDTEPKFSHDEPTVARIKNKSEIIFSTNSTNITEENSLHSMVNETFPMETFPLNQTFKNLNLSHVETQTDSKNKRTLIDNIKSEDKINDTNSSNKSFMNEKNTETIKTVIPGEEHVTEINTATRKPIGFVSVVSKSNNISSENSSIAKEKSLTLHNMSAALEGQNETDIQGNSSQMLKMSNDDQSKRNKRDLSGPVPLWVFHSTTKQSPTIRTAARLQPITTKPSLRGQSSSQEQKYSNSQEQHAGNALISQSKLDDTRQAPSTKHTSSFNTDFVEIHPIEDTRARLSDSQPRPQDTPTRSVDTKTTPEPYINRYLREKQNAEKLSGKRDLVKLKSSVTKNHEVPKSKPANLNEQPAKMSSYPVFNSQHLQSFISDSQVGERSGASYSHKFVQSKSPFQPETQSTKSNDLTDNSQRDKHKVQAQNGINTGDAREAPMQQMSNSETNIGQLQDKTSFEGGMLNMMPPEPVVVHYQPVITYYTPPIHYSQIPEYLDFTARLLTPQLPGQRDPSMNEAGLEKESQLKTDPDTDEPTMNDPDPNLSVSVKSDDEDDLKVKVIEDIQSKYESNDDQKLSQTKQDSSQRTSLKEARTEDWKTENSQKTYIPENNNWEEDSSYTNYESRNRYQNTQSQTRKFQVPGYQQQNQRAWTKNRVPLNQEYYDTNVRAQNGNFGKNRNYATNYNTKNKVRWYDSSRLNQNNQQSPSILKSLTNEFEVLLRFTDPEKTNFKQSNVQDYSGSSNYYQTIDSSRGQGSSFNKQIPKVQTFSNEQDRDEEAVLEFVYSKKNMNLGQSGMTGSGGMDDSSSSNYYQIIDSSSDRAGQTGEDKMIDAVVEHYIYTNPKYGYKRTENKKD